The Brassica napus cultivar Da-Ae chromosome C1, Da-Ae, whole genome shotgun sequence DNA segment accaaacaacacacaaagatgaattggctgaccaccaaatcaacaagccggttcacaccaatgaactagctaaagaactctctctctcactcagagaaaagaagaaaaaacaaaaataaactcaaacttAGACTGCTCTtattatgagaagtgtttacatatttatactactttaGGAATAGAAAAAGACTTAAGAATGTATTAAAGACAAACTTAGTAAATTGAATCTAGATGAGAAATTTAAAGACAATGTATTAAAACTCTTGGATCTCAGATCTGGTCAAAGAGACTCTTCGGCTAGCGTCCAGGTTCGTCTGAACCAAGTGGTTCATTCGCGGTAAGGATCAAGATGTGGGCTGGACGATCCATACGGCCCAaattcgcgagaactgaagGTCTCCTGATTTGCAAATTGCATAACTCCCACATCTGAACTCCGTTTGATCTAATTCTTCTTCgaggagctccgtaattgagttgagaacattctccaagtgatttcatgcgAAGAGGACTCGTTTGttggaagatatgagtcaaacaatgaacatatatcattactgctttccatgatcaagccatgcatgtcTGTTTTGTCCGGTGTGCTACTCAAGGGCGcatcattcccttcctcttcaaaaagatttgtcttCAAATCTGgaacattaaaaggaaaagagTTATAAGAAAATGAATCATAATCAGAACATTGCGCACCTTGAGTTTGGTCCGGTTTTTGAATGGAAGAAGAGCTTTCTTGGTTTGCTTGATGACCACAGTTTTGTTCTTCATCTGGCCCTTCCTGCATTGACACAAAGCTTCCAAGACCAAAGTCATATGCACCAATACCAAGAGCATTCAAAGGACCAGAAAATTCATCCTTGTTCAAAACGTTTTCAGAATCCTTTTCAAACTCAtaaattaattcaaaattaCTTGGATTCTCTGGTTGTAAAACAGTTAATTGCAAGAAAGATTCATCAGGAACTGATTCAGATTGAGAAGAAAATAATTTCTTATGTTCACAAGATTTCAAACCTGCCATTGGCTCATGTGTGTAGTCATCGAAAATTGGCAATGGATCTGAAAATTCTTCCTTTTCTGGCTCGGTTTCAACGTTTTcattctccaaagtcaccaacggtttctggttttggcacttgttagcataatgaccgatcctatggcatttgaagcacctggtaaaatgagctttgcttgtgggtttcacagccttgcttttatcagaagacaacacattagttttcaaatcacaatttgaaagagaagaagaattaCTTTGCTgttttggtgcagaagaagtgttggtgtttcccttctttttaAGTTGCCGGACAACATGAATcgccttatgcaacatcttttCCAAGCTGGCATAAGTCTGAAGCTCGTTCCGGTCAAGCACATCACAGTTGCTTCTCTTGGCCttggtgaagggacgatcaccaTTTCTGACcctcttctcatcatcatcgaaCATGTTTTGCCTctttctttggtttctttgtttctgcACAGAATCAAACTCATTACGAGAAAAATGTTTCTtatctccaaaaatcaattgctTTTTTTCAAGCACGGTTTTAAAAGGATAATAAACATCTTGTTGTAGTTTTGAAGCCTGATTTGATTTCTTGTgaagtccaaacatcctgaaaacacttaacaaaagagttagcaaaaaaaatcctcacactctcaaagtgtttagctcacgatttttaggtgatcactcagagttctttccactggttcaaaggatgataggcagtcaaaattcagtaatcaaaacccaaaacaaacttttgtgggaaaagaaaagagaaagaaagatgaagagaattttgatatggatccgctttaactgtcctaaggctgggtttctcttcagccagcagggtTTCTCTTCCATCACTCCctctggatttctcttcagaagtgattcaaaccaaaactcttttttttttgttctttttttttatcgatttttttttttgttttttttttaatataataggcGATCACAAGAGAGTAAAGGAACAGCCCGGatccaagaaataagaaaaagaaaaacgtggagagatgagaagatgaaagaggaaagaaaacaaaccagccaaagtggctctgataccacttgatacgccCTAAAATAGGAAAGGATCACTCGACCGGACTAaagggatatgaactcgccaaaagggagaactgatggattgaacggtgacacaatgggttgcggatggcccaatgatactaccagacttcagttggtgcttgatatgactcacaagtccaccaaaagaagGATTTCTAAACGTTGCCTGATATGACGCACAGGTCCAACGAATTAGAGGTTGTTTActcggagataacctcaccaagaaacaaagaagtgttctacaaagaacaaatagataaactcaaataaaaggggaaaaagcttatcttatttcgtggctcttaggccctatatataggattacaagttgtagaaatccaaagaagaatgtgctaaaaacaagacatggaaactagaaatgaagactttgactaaagaccgaaattaatgatttttgttgaattctttttcccatgcacgaccaagacttccttgctgactccctcttggcattcttgatgagaattggcttgaaatggactgaggaaaggtctgatcgaatttggtgtaaaaccgacccaaattgaatttgttatgaatttttctttgggctAAAAAATGCTCATTTCGCCCAGAAActaaaccagctccatcttcagtgtcacttagctcattcagctccaagctagtATCACTTAGCTCATCTAGCTCATCTAGCTCATCTACTTTCACTTCAGCTGGTTTCAGCTCAAGCATACTCTCTTCAGCTGGTTCCAGCTCGTCCTCAGTCTCATCAGCTGGTTTTAGATCAGTATCCTCACCATTAATCCATCATGGTTTGTCTTTTGTTGAAGAATCATCTGGCTCAGCCATGGTCGCATCATCCTGGCCCGGGTCTATGATCCGAGGCGCATCAAGAATTCTACCATTCAAACTAAATTAATAACCCAAACTCTATCATAAATCGAGAATATGAAACCATCTAACCAAACTAAATTTGTCATCCTTCAACGGAAGCCAAAAACAGTATACAACAATTCAAAAAGATGTCTACATATCAACAATGATGTCTACCTTAAAGTAGACTGACTGGAAGCAGAAAATGGATTAGAGAAGAAACTAATAGGTTAGTTAACAAACTAAGACAGAGGTTACAGGAATATAAGTCAACTAGTTAGGTTATTAGTTAAACGAGAGAAGACATAGAGAGATGAAGTACCGTTCGTTCCCTGGAAAGATGAAACACAGTTTGTTCGCTCGCTAGAGTAGAAGCCGTGAGACTGACAGGAAGCAGAGATTTGGACGATAAGCACCGTTCGCTAGAAGTCGCCggctcagatctgaaaaagaaaaaggtaaagGTGGTTACTTTTAGCAACGGAGCGGACGAAGCCGAAGACAAGCCGGAGACATTTAACTTACCAGAGCGACGGAGTGGACAACGACTAGTTTAAGCGGCGGAAACGGTGTGGCTAGAGTTCGCCGGAAATCTCCCCGAAAATTGCATGAGAGAGAGAACGGCGGGGATTAGGGTTTTTTTACCCCAAAAAGCTTAACAAATCGTATTTATATTCTCGGTAACTTTTCTGGTTAGGTTAAAAgaggtttggtttaaatttgatttggttaatattatattggttaaatccggttaggttaaattTGATGTGtggacttctttgtaagtctacaacgatttttttctttcccttTATTATTtgcgaaaataaaaaaaaataacttactaaatttgtttatttatttttaatatttataatatatgatttaacattcttattcataaatatgtaaatttaatttaaaatagattttatgtAAACACCAATAAAATAGACTGAAAAGGACGTCTCCAGCTAATTAGACTTTTttgtaggtctacgaaaccctaaaccacaaatctcaaaccctaaatgttttgcttgataatcaaaaagtctcaattatacaaaatataaactactaaacattaatatgcagatttaagttaataaaacaaaaaaaaaacaaaatctaaaatctaaccctatgaaatcaaccactaaaagacataacatgttagaaccttttgtttctaaactatgaacattGTCTACCAtatgataaccaaattagtatatattcttgaaaattgttcaattatatgaaattttaatctatttagttcatattatccattatattgatgattagttaaaaatatcactataattatttttatacattttcaaaattaaatttttttgatcaaattagagtgtagactacaAACTAAGTCTGTAAGGTAGACTTTTTAGAAAGTCTAAACATTTGTAGAATTCGTTTTTTACGTGTAGACTTCCAAAGGATGgaaacgtaaaatacatttctgtttttttgtttggtcataagggttaAATAGTACTTTCACTACCCCTTTaagttggttttgcatttgactgaaagtggggTACAATTTTAGGTTTGACTTTAATATTTGGGTTGGTGTTAGTAAATgttccccaaaaaaaaaaagaaaattcgaGAAAACCCTAATCGCAAACATCCAATGGATTCAGCAACAAGCACCATACATCACCTCCCAGAGTCGATACTGACGGAGATTCTGGCGAGGTTACCCTTAAGAAGCTTCTCTAGATTGAAAACCGTTAGCAAAACAGTGAAAGCAACACTCGAATCAGTGTATTTCAGACGTCTCTTTGTGTCTCTACATAAGaactcctcttcctcttggTCGTTAGGTTCACGCGAAGGAGATGAACTGATAGGGTTCCATGGATGCAAAACATGGGATCTTCCAAAGTCTCTAGGTCCGTTCATCTCACTGCCTCTTGGTTTTGAGTTTAAGGCTTCTTCCAATGGATTGGTTTTGATCGAAAGATATGGTTGTGGTTACTCCTATGTGGGCAATCCAGTTTTACAACAGTGGGTCAAGATCCCTCAGCTTCCATGTGGTTATTGTGGTGTGCTTGGTCTGGTGACTCGCGTGGACGAGAACGGAGTCGTTTTGGGTTTCAAGTGGTTAGGATAGCTTCGTGTGTAATGAGGAATGGTCATGCCTCCTATACCTTGAATATGTTTGTGTATTCCTCTGAGACAGGGATTTGGACTTCCTAGATTCTTCAATGCCCTCATCTAATCACCAAACTCGGTGCTAGGGCTAAGAATCTGAATGGTACTATTTATTTTGTCATTCTCCATGTACCTGGAGTAGTCTTagctcacgatttctattccgaTTCTGATCAATTCATGGTTGTACATTTACCGGAGCATTCCAATCACAACAACGACGGTGGGGTCAACGGTGTGGTCAACGGAGCCTTGACTACATCCGGAGGGTTCGTCATGTATATGAAATCATTAGTTCAAAAGAGAGGAACTGTTTTGAAGGTTTGGAGATTGAACCACGATCAATCTTGGCAACTCTTGTGTGAGATTAATGGTCTGTCGATTAGTGGTAGTTTTGTACCCATAGCGATGCATATCGTCTATCTGTGGCACCAAGAGAGTCCTCATCATCTGGTATCATGTAACTTGCGGACGGAAACACTCATCGATCCAGCTAGAGAATATCATGGAGATTTTTATATGAACCAGTCTGGTTCTGAGGAGTATATGGATGAGATAGGGAGATTAAGAGCATCAGATAGGGACTATACAATTTTAATCGGGTTATTTCAATCCGTGCTCCCACGGTGGATGGAATCGGTGCCTCGTCCTCCCCAAGTTGAAATGATAGATACAACTTCACTACCTTCTTACGTTGCATGCTGCTTAATTGAACAAGACGAATAAAGGCAACGGTATTGTCATTTAAATTCAGTGATTTCAGTATATGGTGTTTGAGATTTTCTCCTCTTGACTTTGGGTTTATTTATATAGCCATGGCTCATGTCTTAACACATGTCTTCggttttattttgtgtttagtTTCTTGTTTCTGACAAGAGTATTATCATGTATACAGTTCTCATCAAACCAAGTTGAAATGTGTGTTACAAATGAAACCAAAACCACTATCGGTTTATTCATCGCAGATATCTACTATGTGAAAAGTCTTTAGTAAAGTTTATACAGTAGTAGATAGATCAATAAACTTCTAAATCCTCTAACCATGGCCAACCACGCCTCCCTTCAACAAATCTCTTTCAAAAATACTCATTAGACATTGcttaaatcttttattttataaaatagcaATGTCGAGAAAACCGGAGGCACCGAGCGACCCGATGGAGTTAGCTACTGCACGGTCgaccattttataaaataaccatGGTTACAATTTAATGACCTCCTCAGCAATGACCAGAAAACCGGAGGCACCGAGCAACCCGAGGGATCCTTCTCAGATATGCGAACGTTTTTTGCTGAGGGAGACCTTTTGGACCTACAACATACTGGGGGACGACTCCCTGTCATGGATATGGAAAAAGGGAGATCATTTGGTTCGGTGCAGCAGCTAAAACATGGATGAAAATCTAATATACATTTAGCTTCACGATAAGAGGAAACTACAGAAAATGAGCAAATCACCTTTGTTACGTACGTcaacattactatttttttttcactgtAGACATACCCTTTCATTTATAACTTTGAACGAAGGTTCAAGCACCACAGACTACAAGTCATATACTAATTAGTCTGAAGAATCGGTTAGATGAATCAAGTTTCATATTGATAACagtgaaaataattaaataagttAGATATAATTGATTTATCACCGttggttttaaattaaaaatgatggTACCCaaatttgttgacaaaaaaaaagaaaaaatggtaCCCAAATTTCACAACCATCTTTCTATTCCCATTGTCGTGTACATGTGGACATTTCTGTATCATCCAATTATCCGGTTATATTGGTTTCTTCTTGAGTGGATAATACCATTTCTCGAAACGGTACGGTTCATTTAACAAATTAAATCGTTGGAGAGGCCAAACTGTGCACTTCAACACACGTGCCATCACTTCAACACGTGTCACACACTTAGGTTGCCAGCTTCTGCTGTCGGATCCATAAGCTGCGACGTATTAGAGAACCGACCTCTTAAATACCCACTGCAAAAAGAGAGGAAAAGGCATCTCGATTGAATTGAAATATCTTCATAGCAAACAAATCTCAAATATACGAATTGGAAAGAAAACTCTTTTGTTTGTTGATTTCATGAAAATGGCGCCCATGCAACTAACCAGAGCCACTCTCTTTGGCCTATCAAAGGCTTTGCCTATAGCACGATCTCCCGCAACTCTCACTGCTTCGACCAGGAAAGTCTCTCGCGTCTGCTGCGCCTCCTCTGTTAGCCACTCCGAGGTTACTTGCACAACTTTGCTTTCAGTTTTTTTGTAGATACACATATGATTGCTACGACAAAAGAGTAATTTAGCATTCAAGATTATGTTAAGAGATTTGATTCAGAGAAAGCTGGTTGCGAGAGTGTGCGAGACATCCTTTTGAAACCGAGAGAGTATCTTTTATTTTAGTGcgagtatatttttaaaaaaatattttgttatgaaaaattgacagaaagtcacaaaaaaatatcttacataAAAATATGCTTGAACATGCTTAGCTATAATAACATGTCACAGACTCATAGCTAGATATATTTGGATCGATTTTATGTGGTTTTTAGGTTAACGTGTTGTACAAGTTATTAACCACTGTCTGAAGTTATAACTGGTAGAAATTTAAGTTTATGTGTGTTTTTTCCAGGGACGAGATCCAGTAGGGAATGCCAGAGACTCGAAGGCAGATTTAGATTACGGTTCAAAAAAATGGAGGGAAGATACTGGAGAAAACTATGCACAAGCAGCTAAAGACAAAGCTAATGAAGGAGCGAGCAAAGCTGCTGATAAAGCTTACGAGACCAAAGCGAAGGCTAAAGACACAGCCTACGATGCAAAGGAGAAGGCTAAAGACACAGCCTATGAGGCAAAGGAGAAGGCTAAAGACACAGCCTATGATGCAAAGGAGAAGGCTAAAGAATACGCCGAACGGACTAAGGAAAAAGTAAATGAAGGGGCCTATAAGGCAGCTGATAAAGCAGAAGATACAAAAGAAAGAGCTAAGGAGAAAGCAGAAGGTTTTAAGGAGACCGTAAAGGGTAAGGCTGAGGAACTTGGAGAGAAGACCAAGGAGACGGTGAAAGGAGCTTGGGAGACTACAAAAAATGCTGCGACGACTGCCACTGAAGCTGTGGTTGGTCCTGAAGAGGATGCGGATAAGGCACGGGCTGATATCGATAAAGGCGTGGAAGATCTAACCAAAAAGGCAGAGAAAAAATCTGAGAAGGACCGCAAAGAGGATGAGTTCATAACATTTAACTAATAAAAGAGAGAGGGAGATCTATATGTTGTGTTTGGTTGTTTTAAAGTGTTTTCTCTTTATGTATTACTCTGTTGTCAGCTTATTCTCTTGTTTTACGCTTCATCTTATGTATGTTAAGATGCATTAGTATATAAATAAGATAAATCTATGGTTTTGTCTTCATTTTTTAATAGGGCAGTTCCTGTATCAGTCTCAATTTCCACCAACATCATACTATGCTGTGGAGTTCTGTGCTTCCATGAATTTATTTGTTTCCACAATATGTTTTTGCTTTGTATCCAAGCTTGTTGACCGTTTCTACATTTTGACTTCTCATTTGAGCTCTAAACGAGAGCGAGTTCATAACCATCAGTAAGTAATCATCattaaacaaatcaaaaatGATAAAGAGGGGAAAAAGAAATTTAGATGATTTTTGAGAACTTTAGCCCCTTTAAATATTACAAGAACCAACGCCCGGGTTATTCCGCaagttttaagtaaatataaattaatatactattttatgtgAGTATGTATACATGTATAATATTACTGcattgcaaaataaaat contains these protein-coding regions:
- the LOC106388252 gene encoding late embryogenesis abundant protein 1, producing the protein MKMAPMQLTRATLFGLSKALPIARSPATLTASTRKVSRVCCASSVSHSEGRDPVGNARDSKADLDYGSKKWREDTGENYAQAAKDKANEGASKAADKAYETKAKAKDTAYDAKEKAKDTAYEAKEKAKDTAYDAKEKAKEYAERTKEKVNEGAYKAADKAEDTKERAKEKAEGFKETVKGKAEELGEKTKETVKGAWETTKNAATTATEAVVGPEEDADKARADIDKGVEDLTKKAEKKSEKDRKEDEFITFN